The Streptomyces sp. TLI_105 DNA segment ACGAAACAGAACGTTCAGGCAGCACAGGGGGAGACTGCGGATCCGCAGCCGCGCAGCGTGCGCGTCGTCCTCCTCGCCCTCATGATCGCGATGCTGCTCGCGATGCTGGACAACATGATCATCGGCACCGCGATGCCGACGATCGTCGGCGAGCTCGGCGGCCTGGAGCACCTCTCCTGGGTCGTCACGGCCTACACCCTGGCCACCGCCGCCTCCACCCCCCTCTGGGGCAAGCTCGGCGACATGTTCGGCCGCAAGGGCGTCTTCCTCACCTCGATCGTGATCTTCCTGATCGGCTCGGCGCTCAGCGGCATGGCCCAGGACATGGGTCAGCTCATCGGCTTCCGCGCCATCCAGGGCCTCGGCGCCGGTGGCCTCATGGTCGGCGTCATGGCGATCATCGGCGACCTGATCCCGCCCCGCGAGCGGGGCAAGTACCAGGGCATGATGGCCGGAATCATGGCCCTCGCCATGATCGGCGGCCCCCTCGTCGGCGGCACCATCACCGACCACTGGGGCTGGCGCTGGTCCTTCTACATCAACCTGCCGCTCGGCGTCGTCGCCCTCGCCATGCTCACCACCGTCCTGCACCTGCCGAAGAAGCAGCGCGCCACGGGCACCCGGATCGACTTCCTCGGCGCCGCGCTGCTGACCGTCGGCATCACCGCGATCGTCCTCGTCACCACCTGGGGCGGCACGGAGTACGCCTGGGGCTCGGCCACCATCCTCGGCCTCGCGATCGGCGGCGCCGCCGCCCTCGCCGCCTTCCTCTTCGTCGAGACCCGGGCGAGCGACCCGATCATGCCGCTGCACATCTTCCGCAGCCGCAACTTCACCCTGATGTCCCTGATCGGCTTCATCACCGGCTTCGTGATGTTCGGCGCGGTCCTCTACCTGCCGATCTTCCAGCAGTCCGTCCAGGGCGCCTCGGCCACCAACTCCGGCCTGCTGCTCCTGCCGATGCTGCTGTCGATGATGGTCATCTCGCTGCTCGTCGGCCGCTTCACCACCAGCACCGGCAAGTACAAGATCTTCCCGATCGCGGGCGGCGCGCTCATGGTGGCCGGCCTCTTCCTGCTCTCCACCATGGACACCGGCACCTCGCGCCTCGTCTCCGGGATCTGGATGGCCGTCCTCGGCGCCGGCATGGGCTTCCTCATGCAGATCACCATGCTGGTCGCCCAGAACAGCGTGGAGATGAAGGACATGGGCGTCGCCTCCTCCTCCACCACCCTCTTCCGGACGCTCGGCTCCTCCTTCGGCGTCGCGATCATGGGCGCCCTCTTCACCAGCCGCGTCCAGGACGAGATGGCCTCCCGTGGCGGCGCCGGGCTCACCGAGCGGACCGCCCAGCTCGACGCGGCGAGCCTCGCCAAGCTGCCGGCCGCGCTCCGCGAGGCCTACCAGCACGCGGTCGCGTCCGGCACGCACGGCGCCTTCCTCGTCGCCTCCGCCGTCGCCGTCCTCGGCTTCGTCCTCGCCTTCTTCGTCAAGGAGGTGGCGCTCCGCGGCGCCGGCCCGGCCGCGGAGCCGAAGGCGGAGACCGGCGACACCGCGAAGGTCGCCGAGACGGTCTGATTCCTCGTACGACAGACGGTCTGATCGCTCGTACGACGGTGGGGCCGGTCCTTCCTGGACCGGCCCCACCGTCATGCGCTCACTCCGCCAGCCGCAGGATCGGGAAGCTGCCCGTGTTCGTCGGCGCGTGGTCCGGCAGCCACAGCACCGCGATGGCGCCGCCCACTCCCTCCGCGGCCCCCTCCGAGGCCACGTTCCGGAAGGTCAGCCGGGCGCCGAGGACCCGGGCCTGGCCCGCCGCGATCGTCAGGCCCAGGCCGTGGCCCTGGCCCGCGCGGTCGCTCGTCCCCGTACGGAAACGGCTCGGGCCCTCCTTGAGGAGCGACTCGGGGAAGCCCGGACCGTGGTCGCGGACCCGGACCACCCGGCCCTCGACGGTGACCTCCACCGGCGGCTTGCCGTGCTTGGCCGCGTTGGCGAGGAGATTGCCCAGGACCCGCTCCAGGCGGCGCGGGTCGGTGTTCACCCAGGACTCGTGCACGACCCGGACGACGACCTCCGGGTCCAGGGCCCGCACCCGCCGCTCCACGAACTCCCCGAGCGCGATCTCCTGGAGCTCGGCCCGCTCCGACGCGCTGTCGAGCCGGGCCACCTCCAGGACGTCCTCGACCAGCGTCCGCATGGCCTGCGCCCGGTCCCGTACGAGCTCGGTCGGACGCCCCGGCGGCAGCAGCTCGGCCGCAGTGAGCAGCCCGGTGACGGGGGTGCGCAGCTCGTGCGCGATGTCGGCGGTGACCCGGCGCTCCGCCTCGATCCGCTCGTTCAGGGCGTCGGTCAGGGCGTCGACGGCCCAGGCCAGGTCGTCGGTCTCGTCCCGTACGACCCCGCCGACGGCTTCCCGCACCCGGACGTCCGTGTTGCCCTGGGCCACCCGGCCGGCCGCGACGGCGGCCTTCCGCAGCCTCCGCGAGAGCCCGCCGCCGATGAGCACGCCGAGCGCGCAGCCGCCGAAGACCACCGACACCGAGCCGATCACGAGGGCCCGGTCCAGATCGTTCATGATCGTCGCGCTGCGGTCGGCGAAGGGGATGTGCAGCGACAGCACGTCGCCGTTGGCGAGCGGCACGGCCGCCCACACGTCCGGCGGCCCGCCGTGCCGGTGCTCCTGCACGTACGTCCCGCGCCGCTTGTCCCGCATCAGCTGGTCCAGCTGGTCCGGCAGCGCCGGGTCGTTGATCTTCGTGCCGAAACGGGGCTCCTTCGGCTTCGACGTCTCGTACATCCGCTGGGCGAAGAGCAGCCGCTCCATCTGCACCTCGCGCGCGTTGTCGAGCATCGAGATGCGGGCGGCGTTGTGCACGACGATGCTCAGGGTGACCGCGATGAGGGCGCCGACCGCCGCGATGGCGACGGCGATCTTCCAGCGGACCCCGGTACGCAGGGGCAGCGGCTTCACCGGACCGCGCCCGTCTCGGGGGATGGATCGTGGGGGATCATGCCGCCCTAGCTCTTGAGCTTGTAGCCGAAGCCGCGCACGGTCTCGATCCGGTCCTGGCCGATCTTGGCGCGCAGCCGCTGCACATGGACGTCCACGACCCGGGTGTCACCGCCCCAGCCGTAGTCCCAGACCCGCTCCAGGAGTTTGTCCCGGGACAGCACGGTGCCCGGCGCCGACGAGAACTCCAGGAGCAGCCGCATCTCGGTCGGGGTCAGCGCCACCGGCGCCCCGCCCTTGCGGACCTCCATGCCCTCGGTGTCGACCTCCAGGTCGCCGAAGACGAGGAGCCCGCCGCCGTCCGGCGCGTCCCCCTGCTCGCCCGCGCCGACGCCGCCCGCGTGCCCGAAGCGGCGCAGCACGGCCCGGATGCGGGCCATGAGCACCGAGCCGTCGAAGGGCTTGGTCACGTAGTCGTCGGCGCCGGCCTCCAGGCCGAGCACGACGTCGATCGAGTCGGCGCGCGCCGAGAGCATGATCACGGGCACGGTCGACTCGTCGCGGATGCGGCGGCAGAGGCTGACCCCGTCCATCCCCGGCAGCATCACGTCGAGGAGCGCGATGTCGGGCCGCCGCGCCCGGAAGGCGTCCAGGCCGGAGAGCCCGTCGGGCATGGCGGTCACCCGGAAGCCGTCCCGCTCCAGGGCGAGCTGGGTGGCCTCACGGATGACGTCGTCGTCCTCGACGAACAGGACATGGGTTTCGGCCATCGTGCGTGCCCTTCGGGGTCTGTGCGTTCTCTCGGTCCACGGCTCAGTCGGCGGGGGACGCGGCCGGCGTGGGCTCCGCGCCGTCGCCGACGGCCCTGCTGTAGTCGTTGTGCACCCAGTCGTGCTGGGTGAACCTGCTGCCCGACCAGCGGTAGGTGATCACGTCCTCGCCCGAGGGGTACGCGACCGGATCGCCCTTCGCGTACACCTGCTTGGTGACCACGAGGTCGCCCCGGTCGATCGTGGCGTAGACCGCCGCGTCCTCGGCCATGAACACGTTCTCGTACCGGTCGCTCTGCTTGCGGTAGACGTACGTGCCGATGCCGACGGCGTCGCCGCAGGTCATCACGTTGACGACGACGTCGGGGGCGGAGGCGTTCGTGAGGTCGCCGTAGGAGGCGTCCACGGGGTACGCGTCCGCGACGCACGGCTTCAGATCGCTCTTCAACCGCTGGCCGATCTTCGGGTCGGCCTTCAGGAGCGCGATCGGATCCACCCGCTCGGCCGACTGCGGGCCGGCGGTGCCGGAGGCGGAGGGGGTGGGCGCCGCGGCGGCGATCTCGTCGGTGCGGGCCGCGCCCTCGTCGCGGGAGCCGGTGCCGCCGGTGGAGCAGGCGGCCAGGGACAGCCCGACGGCGACGAGCCCGGCCGTCGCCGTGACGCTCGCCGCCTTGACGGTACGGCGCGGGCGGCGGCGCCCGGTGGGGTACCGGTCGCCGCCGCCGCTCACACCGTGGTGGCCTTCGTGTGGTCTGCCGTCGGGTCCGCCGTCTAGGCCGCGCACCGCTCCCGCCCCCCTTCGTCACCTCGTACGGTCGCCCGCTCCCCCGTCCGCCCCAGGGCACGGGCGTCGAGGTCACGGCTCTCCAGCTCCTGGCGGAGCCGGGCGAGCGCGCGGTGGAGCGTCGACTTCACCGTACCCGTCGACATGCCGAGCGCCGCCGCCGTCTCCTCCGTGCTCATCTGCTCCCAGTGACGCAGGACGACGACGCTCCGCTGCTTCGGCGCGAGCACCTTCAGGACGTCCATGAGGAGGGCGCGGTCGGCGTGCTGCTCGGTCGGGTCCTCGACGCACGCGTCCGGCAGCTGCTCGGTCGGCACCTCCTCGAGCTTGCGGGAGCGCCACCACTCGGTCCGGGTGTTGATCATGACCCGGCGCAGGTAGGCGTCGGCGAGGGACTTGTCGGCGATGCCGTCCCAGCGGCCGTACGTACGGGCCAGCGCCGTCTGGAGCAGGTCCTGGGCGTCGACGGGGTCGGCGACGAGCCGGCGGGCGCTGCGCAGCAGCGCGTCCTGCCGCGTGCGTACGTACTCCTCGAAGTCGAGCACCTCGCCCTGCCGCATCCCAACCGCCTCCGATCCCCGTGACCTTGTCCTCGTGTCGTGGACGACGCTACGGAGCGGTTGTCACGGGGCTGTGCGGGCCAGCCGTCGGTCGACGCACGGCTACCCATCGGTTGTGTAACAGCGGGGGCGGAAAAGGTTTGAGGCCCCGCTCCGGGGAGAGCGGGGCCTCGAACGGGCCGGGCGCGGCCTCAGGACAGCGGCAGCCGGTACCGGTCGCCCTCCAGCGGTTCGACGAGACCGTCCGAGACCAGCCCGTCCAGGGCCCTGCCCCGCTGCACCGGCTCGTCCCAGACCGCGTCCAGGGCCGCCTGCGTCACCGGCTCCGCCGACTCCCGCAGCACCGCGAGGAGCCGGCCGCGCACCTGCCGGTCGGTCCCGGCGTACGTCTGACCGCGCCGCGGCGGACCGTCGTGCGCCGGCTTCCCCGAGAGCCGCCAGGCGCACCGCTCGGCGATCGGGCAGCGCCCGCAGTCCTCGTTCTTCGCCGTGCACACCAGGGCGCCCAGCTCCATGGAGGCGGCCGCCCAGCGGGCGGCCGTCGTCTCGTCGTCCGGCAGCAGCGCCCGGGCGAGCCGCCGCTCGGCGGCCGTGGTCGCGTTCGGCGGGTACTGGACGCCGGTCGCCGCCCGTGCGAAGACCCGGCGCACGTTGGTGTCCAGGACCGCGTGGCGCTGTCCGTACGCGAAGGAGGCCACCGCCGCCGCCGTGTACTCGCCGATCCCGGGCAGCGCGAGCAGCTGCCCGTGGTCGCGGGGCACGTCGCCGTGGTGCCGTTCCGTTATGGCGACGGCGGCCGCGTGCAGCCGCAGCGCCCGGCGCGGGTAGCCGAGCCGGCCCCAGGCGCGGACCGCCTCGCCGGGGGCCTCGGCGGCCAGGTCGGCCGGGCGCGGCCAGCGCGCCAGCCACTGCTCATACACCGGCAGGACCCGGACCACCGGGGTCTGCTGGAGCATGAACTCACTGACCATGACGCCCCAGGCGCCGGCCTCGGGGCGGCGCCAGGGCAGGTCACGGGCGTGCCGGTCGAACCAGGCGAGGACGGGCCCGTGCAGCTCGGCGGGGAGCGCCGGGGCGACGGGGACCGTGGACGTGGGGGGAGTGTCGATGGAAGTCATGGCACCCCCGATCCTGGCACGTCCCCGGCGGGATCAGTACGCGCCGTGGCGCGCGCGAGAGCGACGGTCGGAGTGCGCGGGGGCGTGCGCGGAGGCGTGCGCAGGCGTCCCGCGCCCCGCACACCACACCACGGCCGAGCTCCGGCTCGACCGGGCCGTCTCCACCAGCGACCGCACGGGCCGCTCCGCCGCCCGCATCACGACGAAGGCGACCAGGGCGCCGGCGATCAGGCCGACGGTCACGTCGTGCGGGTAGTGGACCCCGACGAAGACCCGGGAGAAGGCCATGAGCAGCGCCATCGGCACGGTCAGCCAGACGATCCCGCGCCAGGACAGGGCGAGGGCGATCGCGGCGGCACCCGCGATGGCCGAGTGGTTGCTGGGGAAGGACCAGTCGCCGTGCGGCGGGCAGGCGACGAGCGAGACGGGCGCGCCGGCGACCGCGCGGCACGGGCGTTCCTCGTCGATCAGGGACTTCAGGGCCTCGCTCACCACGTAGCCGAAGCCGGTGGCGACCGGGGCGAGCAGCGCGAGCGCCATCGCCCGGCTCGACCCCTCCCTGGAGCGCCACCAGCCGACGAGGAACAGCACGGCGAAGAGCAGCAGCCCGAGCTCCGTCCACACCTCGGCGAGCCACTGGAACCAGTGGGGCGTGGAGTGGGCGAAGTCGGCGACGTCGAGATACAGACGGCCGGAGAGGTCGAGAAGGGTGTTCATGGTGCATGACGCTAACCGGAATCCGGAGTCCGCCGCCCCAGGCCAACGGCCGGAACGACCCCTGACGAAAGTGGGGGGCCGCGATTCGCGCGGGTTTCCCAGGGGTTCCGTCGGGGTTCGTCAGGGTTCCGTCGGAGTTCCGGGAAAAGTTCCCCGGACCGACGGATGTGATCATCGGCAAAACTTGGGCTCTCGGGCGGCGGGTGGGGCGGGAGTTGGGCCGGATCTCTCGTAAGGTTCGGGTCGTGGGATCTTTGCGCAATCCGGTCGGGCCGCTTCCCTCCACCATCTACTGGCGACGGAGGGCGGTGGCGGCGTGCCTGGTGGCGCTCCTCGCGGTCCTCGCCGTGTGGGCCTTCACCTCCGGTGACGGCGGCGGGAAGAAGCCCAACGACGCCGCCAACGGCTCGTCGCCGACCCCGCCGTCGATCACCCCCGGGCCCTCCGGCACCGGCCCGGCGATCAGCCAACAGCCCGGCGGACGCGACGAGTCGGGGGACTCCGGCGGGACCGCGGGCGACAACGGCGTTTCGGGGGGCTCCGGTACGGACGCGGGCGCGGGCGCCGACGCCGGTACGGACTCCGGCGCCGAGGGCGCGGGAGGCACCACGGGCACCGGCAAGAACGGCGACACCGACGGGGCCGGCGGCGACGGAGGCGCGGGCACCGGCGCGGGCCAGCAGGTCCCGGCCGACTCCCCGCTCCCCAACTGCCCCGCCTCGACCCTGGACTTGACCCTCCGCTCCACCAAGGTCACCTACGAGGCAGGGGAGAAGCCCCGCTTCCAGCTCGTCGTGAAGAACACCTCGAACACCACCTGCAAGGCCGACTTCGGGCCCCGCAACGTCGTCCTGACGATCAGCGACGACCGGGACGACGAGGTCTGGTCCACCGCCGACTGCCCCCGCCCCGGCACCCCGCTGCTGCTGCGCGTCCCCGCGCACGCCACCCTCACCCACACCGTGGAATGGGACCGCCGCCGCAGCGCCCCGCAGTGCGCCACCGCCCCGGCGGGCCAGGCCGGCCCCGGCACCTATCTGGTGGAGGCGGAGATGCCGGGCACGAAGGTGCTCGCGGCGTCGTTCCGGCTCGCGAAGGACTGAGCCGAGGGGTACGTCCTGGACGTACTCCGAGCGGTACGGTCCCGTGCGTACTCCGAGCGGTACGTCCTAGACGTACCGCTCCAGGATCGAGGACTCCGCGAGCCGCGACAGGCCTTCGCGGACGCTGCGGGCACGCGCCTCGCCGACGCCGTCGACGGTCTGGAGGTCGTCCACGCTCGCCGCGAGCAGCTTCTGCAGCCCGCCGAAGTGCTCCACCAGGCGCTCGATGATCGCGCCGGGCAGCCGCGGCACCTTCGCCAGGAGCCGGTAGCCGCGCGGGGAGACCGCCGAGTCGAGGGTCTCGGGCGAGCCGCTGTAGCCGAGGGCCCGCGCCACGACCGGAAGCTCCAGGAGTTCGGTGTGGGTGAGCGCGTCCAGTTCGGTGAGCGCCTCGGCGACCGTCCGCGAGCGCTTCGCCGTCGGCTCCGGCACGTAGTCCCTGATCACCAGCTCGCGCTCCGGCTCCACGCCCGCGATCAGCTCGTCGAGCTGGAGCGAGAGGAGCCGCCCGTCGGTGCCGAGCTCCACCACGTACTCGGCGATCTCGGTGGCGATCCGGCGGACCATCTCCAGGCGCTGCGCGACCGCGGTGACGTCCCGGACCGTGACCAGGTCCTCGATCTCCAGGGCGGAGAGCGTGCCGGCCACCTCGTCGAGCCGCAGCTTGTACCGCTCCAGGGTCGCGAGCGCCTGGTTGGCGCGGGAGAGGATCGCGGCCGACTCCTCCAGGACCCGGCGCTCGCCGTTCACGTACAGCGCGATCAGGCGCATCGACTGGGAGACGGAGACGACCGGGAAGTTGCACTGCTTGGAGACCCGGTCCGCGGTGCGGTGGCGGGTGCCGGTCTCCTCGGTGGGGATGGAGGCGTCCGGGACGAGCTGCACGCCCGCGCGGTGGATCTTGGTGATGTCCTTGTCGAGGACGAGCGCGCCGTCGAGCTTGCACAGCTCACGCAGGCGCGTGGCGGTGAACTCGACGTCCAGCACGAAACCGCCCGTGCACATCGAGTCGACCGTCTTGTCCAGGCCGAGAACCAGGAGACCGCCCGTGTTCCCCCGGAGGATCCGCTCCAGGCCGTCGCGCAGCGCGGTGCCCGGCGCGACCGCGCTCAGGGCGGCGCGCATCAGCGCTTCGTTGCCGGAGCCCGCGCCGGACTTTCCAGGAGCTGCTGCCCCGTCCTTGGCTGCCACTGCACTCCTCCGGCTCGTACGGATGGGCGAGACCAGGGCAAAGTCTAGCGACACCGCCTCGGAGGGGGGTTCGCACACGGGTTGTGGGCATACGTTCCGTCCCCGGAATCCGTCCGGGGACGGGCGGGCGCGACCCCGCGGACACGGTTCCCCCGGCTGCTCGGTTCCCCCGAGGACCGGGGCCCGGTCAGCGGTCAGCCCCCTCCTCCGCCCCCTTCGCCCTGCGGCTGCGCGGCAGCACCCGC contains these protein-coding regions:
- the cseB gene encoding two-component system response regulator CseB; this encodes MAETHVLFVEDDDVIREATQLALERDGFRVTAMPDGLSGLDAFRARRPDIALLDVMLPGMDGVSLCRRIRDESTVPVIMLSARADSIDVVLGLEAGADDYVTKPFDGSVLMARIRAVLRRFGHAGGVGAGEQGDAPDGGGLLVFGDLEVDTEGMEVRKGGAPVALTPTEMRLLLEFSSAPGTVLSRDKLLERVWDYGWGGDTRVVDVHVQRLRAKIGQDRIETVRGFGYKLKS
- a CDS encoding SigE family RNA polymerase sigma factor is translated as MRQGEVLDFEEYVRTRQDALLRSARRLVADPVDAQDLLQTALARTYGRWDGIADKSLADAYLRRVMINTRTEWWRSRKLEEVPTEQLPDACVEDPTEQHADRALLMDVLKVLAPKQRSVVVLRHWEQMSTEETAAALGMSTGTVKSTLHRALARLRQELESRDLDARALGRTGERATVRGDEGGRERCAA
- a CDS encoding A/G-specific adenine glycosylase, translated to MTSIDTPPTSTVPVAPALPAELHGPVLAWFDRHARDLPWRRPEAGAWGVMVSEFMLQQTPVVRVLPVYEQWLARWPRPADLAAEAPGEAVRAWGRLGYPRRALRLHAAAVAITERHHGDVPRDHGQLLALPGIGEYTAAAVASFAYGQRHAVLDTNVRRVFARAATGVQYPPNATTAAERRLARALLPDDETTAARWAAASMELGALVCTAKNEDCGRCPIAERCAWRLSGKPAHDGPPRRGQTYAGTDRQVRGRLLAVLRESAEPVTQAALDAVWDEPVQRGRALDGLVSDGLVEPLEGDRYRLPLS
- the cseC gene encoding two-component system sensor histidine kinase CseC translates to MKPLPLRTGVRWKIAVAIAAVGALIAVTLSIVVHNAARISMLDNAREVQMERLLFAQRMYETSKPKEPRFGTKINDPALPDQLDQLMRDKRRGTYVQEHRHGGPPDVWAAVPLANGDVLSLHIPFADRSATIMNDLDRALVIGSVSVVFGGCALGVLIGGGLSRRLRKAAVAAGRVAQGNTDVRVREAVGGVVRDETDDLAWAVDALTDALNERIEAERRVTADIAHELRTPVTGLLTAAELLPPGRPTELVRDRAQAMRTLVEDVLEVARLDSASERAELQEIALGEFVERRVRALDPEVVVRVVHESWVNTDPRRLERVLGNLLANAAKHGKPPVEVTVEGRVVRVRDHGPGFPESLLKEGPSRFRTGTSDRAGQGHGLGLTIAAGQARVLGARLTFRNVASEGAAEGVGGAIAVLWLPDHAPTNTGSFPILRLAE
- a CDS encoding MDR family MFS transporter codes for the protein MATKQNVQAAQGETADPQPRSVRVVLLALMIAMLLAMLDNMIIGTAMPTIVGELGGLEHLSWVVTAYTLATAASTPLWGKLGDMFGRKGVFLTSIVIFLIGSALSGMAQDMGQLIGFRAIQGLGAGGLMVGVMAIIGDLIPPRERGKYQGMMAGIMALAMIGGPLVGGTITDHWGWRWSFYINLPLGVVALAMLTTVLHLPKKQRATGTRIDFLGAALLTVGITAIVLVTTWGGTEYAWGSATILGLAIGGAAALAAFLFVETRASDPIMPLHIFRSRNFTLMSLIGFITGFVMFGAVLYLPIFQQSVQGASATNSGLLLLPMLLSMMVISLLVGRFTTSTGKYKIFPIAGGALMVAGLFLLSTMDTGTSRLVSGIWMAVLGAGMGFLMQITMLVAQNSVEMKDMGVASSSTTLFRTLGSSFGVAIMGALFTSRVQDEMASRGGAGLTERTAQLDAASLAKLPAALREAYQHAVASGTHGAFLVASAVAVLGFVLAFFVKEVALRGAGPAAEPKAETGDTAKVAETV
- the disA gene encoding DNA integrity scanning diadenylate cyclase DisA, which encodes MAAKDGAAAPGKSGAGSGNEALMRAALSAVAPGTALRDGLERILRGNTGGLLVLGLDKTVDSMCTGGFVLDVEFTATRLRELCKLDGALVLDKDITKIHRAGVQLVPDASIPTEETGTRHRTADRVSKQCNFPVVSVSQSMRLIALYVNGERRVLEESAAILSRANQALATLERYKLRLDEVAGTLSALEIEDLVTVRDVTAVAQRLEMVRRIATEIAEYVVELGTDGRLLSLQLDELIAGVEPERELVIRDYVPEPTAKRSRTVAEALTELDALTHTELLELPVVARALGYSGSPETLDSAVSPRGYRLLAKVPRLPGAIIERLVEHFGGLQKLLAASVDDLQTVDGVGEARARSVREGLSRLAESSILERYV
- a CDS encoding phosphatase PAP2 family protein yields the protein MNTLLDLSGRLYLDVADFAHSTPHWFQWLAEVWTELGLLLFAVLFLVGWWRSREGSSRAMALALLAPVATGFGYVVSEALKSLIDEERPCRAVAGAPVSLVACPPHGDWSFPSNHSAIAGAAAIALALSWRGIVWLTVPMALLMAFSRVFVGVHYPHDVTVGLIAGALVAFVVMRAAERPVRSLVETARSSRSSAVVWCAGRGTPAHASAHAPAHSDRRSRARHGAY